A genomic segment from Daphnia pulex isolate KAP4 chromosome 5, ASM2113471v1 encodes:
- the LOC124193406 gene encoding NAD(+) hydrolase sarm1-like isoform X4, which yields MCECSKRHLQRNGGQLASSNNIVVGATSAEHVNGYIKHVMRHHKGRGGGNCPLINRTATTTPVRHHQPHPTNKNMSEFPVENQTGPELSATQTDSGALVNGLASSGSSTHSASGRSSSASGSHQQQQQQQQGDVAAMIENFQHKKTGASSHSTAAMLNRINHHQSGSIAVPGSGGGGGPGSMVVTSVAGSPGTTLIIGNNNNLPAQQQVVSSTSSSTSSSRVKRSSQVMHHSMSSSEQISSSNKHSSSSQLQSSSSKMSTQELTSSLSELKSNMTEMKSSLSSHLVAAAAAAAAQSSAASKFPSAGLLQGSLEGLNMVSGDGSELAIVDVDHDFSVNPAGCLATLNNNNINNSNSNANGGGGKSSEMKFEQTRVASATSTKITHGDGYSSEEATANASHSRRLQADGLHYEESGQAAAMKARLEMDGVTAEKAAAVKQEQRSLKAGDVSQQESRTTAAASMKLTTDNFSAEKVAMATQQQKQTVTSSGRFNQERHAAAASQSKLTINAKSVRKELSVVSSSQMNGTLVSLEDADLMSSLPSLDDLDILDSSSDLADVEQAKTKYTGVMSSCVERLKEMAKRNKQSHMMPVYLDRVSQMVGKAWAVPAPHGQSLASSLCDVLRHNGGLDVLINNCVADDSNLQLSSARLLEQCLTQENREYVVECGLDKVVSVACGCTESSAQVDQSRVGTGLLEHLFQHNDATCSEVVKLGGLDAVVRECRRSDVEILRHCAGALANLSLYGGAENQEAMIKRQVPMWLFPLAFHSDDNIKYYACLAIAVLVANKEIEAAVLQSVTLNLVEPFVSTHNPYEFANTVAATWQHHARRGLGQSKNWLKRLVPVLNSKREEARNLAAFHFCMEAGIIQKSQGSTDIFSEIGAIDSLKSVASSPNAIASKYAAQTLRLIGEEVPHKLSQQVPLWSSEDVREWVRQIGFDDHCESFADVCKVDGDLLLQLTEEMLRDDIGMRNAILRKRFMRELAILKKMADYSSCDKSSLNDFLQTLDPAFCAYTYSMLNSGVDKKSLRLLSEEQLLTECGIINSIHRQRIFDAIRGENGIYDYLDNKPLDAFISYRRSTGSQLASLLKVHLQLRNFTVFIDVERLEAGKFDNNLLQSISQAKYFLLVLTPNALDRCLGDDERKDWVHREIVAALESNCKIIPIIDNFQWPLPEDLPEDMRAVCYFNGVRWVHDYQDACVDKLDKFMRGDAYGKFDHVHGRRPQDGVLTPSYTPGSASILQPGATMLSRNCNNNGNGVQPVPPSYQRNLRAVSPSCAQRSPSPSRSSLQQQQQQGQWQKRLLLRGSAGERAASPSRSISPRPIPISPLVQRRISAGQHLPVPFFNQARNGWVTPIGSLPGGVPRSRSLDTGLCHEAKLDLDHNLPSRINEVVIPDTSDSEEQDEVLESPPVSRVEPPIRPNTLFTKSPSPPVVVVQQPSPTTERPSRRDRAPVVRTKSKASQIIVAAINQAGATRKATRRSIAGDDETSEPTTPTGSAKFVDRCVTKMKTLINK from the exons atGTCCGAATTTCCGGTGGAGAATCAAACGGGTCCCGAACTGTCGGCGACGCAGACGGACAGCGGCGCCTTGGTCAACGGATTGGCTTCCAGCGGCAGCAGTACACATTCGGCCAGCGGACGAAGCTCGTCGGCCTCCGGAtcacatcagcagcagcagcagcagcagcaaggcgACGTGGCGGCCATGATTGAGAATTTCCAGCACAAGAAAACGGGGGCCAGCAGCCACAGCACGGCGGCCATGCTCAACCGGATCAACCATCACCAGAGCGGCAGCATCGCTGTGCCAGGATCGGGCGGAGGCGGAGGCCCTGGCTCGATGGTTGTGACATCGGTGGCCGGATCGCCCGGCACTACCCTCATcattggcaacaacaacaacctcccGGCCCAGCAACAAGTCGTCTCGTCCACATCATCGTCCACCAGCAGTTCACGTGTCAAGCGCTCCTCTCAG GTGATGCATCATTCAATGTCGTCGAGCGAGCAGATTTCGTCGAGCAAcaagcacagcagcagcagccagctcCAATCGTCCAGCTCCAAGATGAGCACCCAGGAATTGACTTCCAGTTTGTCCGAGCTCAAGTCCAACATGACCGAGATGAAGTCCAGTTTGTCCTCCCACCTGGTGGCCgccgcagccgcagcagccgcCCAATCTTCAGCCGCCTCCAAATTCCCTTCCGCCGGACTCTTACAGG GTTCGCTGGAAGGATTGAACATGGTCAGTGGCGATGGCTCCGAATTGGCCATCGTCGACGTGGACCACGATTTCTCGGTCAATCCGGCCGGATGTCTGGCCaccctcaacaacaacaacatcaacaactcGAACAGCAACGCCAACGGCGGCGGTGGCAAATCTTCCGAGATGAAATTTGAGCAGACGCGAGTCGCCTCCGCCACGTCGACCAAAATCACGCACGGCGACGGCTACAGCAGCGAGGAGGCGACGGCCAACGCCTCGCACAGCCGACGCCTTCAGGCCGACGGGCTCCACTACGAGGAGTCGGGCCAAGCGGCGGCCATGAAGGCCCGGCTCGAAATGGACGGCGTCACAGCCGAGAAAGCCGCCGCAGTCAAACAG GAGCAGAGATCGTTAAAGGCCGGCGACGTGAGTCAACAAGAAAGTAGGACGACGGCAGCTGCCAGCATGAAACTAACGACAGACAATTTCAGCGCCGAAAAG GTTGCCATGGCGacccagcagcagaagcaaacGGTGACTTCTTCGGGCCGCTTCAACCAAGAACGTCACGCGGCGGCCGCCTCCCAGTCCAAGTTGACGATCAACGCCAAATCGGTCAGGAAGGAGCTGTCGGTCGTTTCCTCATCTCAG ATGAACGGAACCCTGGTATCGCTAGAGGATGCCGATCTGATGTCATCGCTGCCTTCGCTCGACGACCTGGACATCCTGGACTCGTCTTCCGATTTGGCCGACGTCGAGCAGGCCAAAACCAAATACACGGGCGTCATGTCGAGTTGCGTGGAGCGGCTCAAGGAGATGGCCAAGCGCAATAAGCAGAGCCACATGATGCCCGTCTACCTTGACCGGGTCAGCCAAATGGTCGGCAAGGCCTGGGCCGTCCCGGCACCGCACGGTCAGTCACTCGCCTCCTCCCTGTGCGACGTCCTGCGCCACAATGGCGGACTCGACGTCCTCATCAACAATTGCGTGGCCGACGACAGCAATCTCCAGCTGTCCAGCGCCCGCCTCCTCGAGCAGTGCCTCACCCAGGAGAACAGGGAATACGTCGTCGAGTGCGGACTCGATAAG GTGGTGTCGGTGGCGTGCGGGTGCACCGAGTCGTCGGCCCAGGTGGACCAGTCGCGAGTGGGCACGGGTTTACTGGAGCACCTGTTCCAGCACAACGACGCGACCTGCAGCGAGGTGGTCAAGTTGGGAGGGCTGGACGCCGTCGTCCGCGAATGTCGCCGCTCGGACGTTGAGATCCTGCGCCACTGCGCCGGCGCCCTGGCCAACCTGTCGCTGTACGGCGGCGCCGAGAACCAGGAGGCCATGATCAAGCGTCAGGTGCCCATGTGGCTCTTCCCGCTGGCCTTCCACTCTGACGACAACATCAAATACTACGCCTGTCTGGCCATCGCCGTCCTGGTGGCCAACAAGGAAATCGAGGCGGCCGTTCTCCAGTCGGTGACGTTGAACCTGGTGGAGCCCTTCGTCTCGACCCACAATCCCTACGAGTTCGCCAACACGGTGGCGGCCACCTGGCAGCACCACGCCCGCCGGGGACTGGGCCAGTCGAAAAACTGGCTCAAGCGGCTCGTGCCCGTCTTGAATTCCAAGCGGGAGGAGGCCCGCAATTTGGCGGCCTTCCACTTTTGCATGGAGGCCGGAATCATTCAAAAGAGTCAGGGCAGCACGGACATATTCAGCGAGATCGGAGCCATCGACTCGCTCAAGTCGGTCGCCTCGTCGCCCAACGCCATCGCCTCCAAGTACGCGGCCCAGACGCTGCGGCTCATTGGCGAGGAAGTGCCGCACAAGCTCAGCCAGCAGGTCCCGCTCTGGTCCAGCGAGGACGTCCGCGAGTGGGTCCGCCAAATCGGTTTCGACGACCACTGCGAAAGCTTCGCCGACGTCTGCAAGGTCGACGGTGATCTTTTGCTCCAGCTGACGGAGGAGATGCTCCGCGACGACATTGGAATGCGCAATGCCATCCTGCGGAAGCGTTTCATGCGTGAGCTGGCCATTCTCAAGAAGATG GCGGATTACAGCAGCTGTGACAAATCGAGTCTGAACGATTTCTTGCAGACGCTGGACCCGGCGTTTTGCGCCTACACTTACTCGATGCTCAACTCTGGCGTGGATAAGAAGAGCCTCCGACTCTTGTCCGAGGAGCAGCTCTTGACGGAATGCGGAATCATTAATTCTATCCACCGGCAGCGCATCTTTGACGCCATCCGCGGAGAGAACGGCATCTACGATTACCTGGACAACAAGCCGCTGGATGCCTTCATCAGTTATCGACGATCCACTGGATCCCAACTGGCCAGTCTACTTAAAG TCCACCTCCAGCTGAGGAACTTTACCGTCTTCATCGACGTCGAGCGCCTGGAGGCCGGCAAATTCGACAACAATCTTTTGCAGTCCATCAGTCAGGCTAAATATTTCCTGTTGGTGCTGACGCCCAACGCGCTGGATCGCTGCCTGGGCGACGATGAGCGGAAGGATTGGGTCCACAGAGAAATCGTGGCCGCATTGGAATCCAACTGCAAAATTATCCCCATCATCGACAACTTCCAGTGGCCGTTGCCCGAAGATCTGCCCGAAGACATGCGGGCCGTCTGCTACTTTAACGGCGTCCGATGGGTCCACGACTACCAG GACGCATGCGTGGACAAACTGGACAAATTTATGCGCGGCGACGCTTACGGCAAATTTGACCACGTCCACGGTCGACGACCGCAAGACGGAGTCCTGACTCCGTCGTACACCCCCGGTTCGGCGTCGATCCTCCAGCCCGGAGCCACGATGCTGAGTCgcaactgcaacaacaacggcaacgGCGTCCAGCCAGTGCCGCCCTCATACCAAAG AAATCTCAGAGCTGTTTCACCCAGTTGCGCTCAACGTAGTCCCAGTCCCAGTCGCTCAtctctccagcagcagcaacagcaaggCCAGTGGCAGAAGCGTCTACTGTTGAGGGGCTCAGCCGGAGAGCGTGCTGCCAGTCCGTCTCGTTCCATCTCTCCTCGTCCCATTCCCATCAGTCCGCTGGTTCAGCGCCGAATCTCTGCGGGCCAACATTTGCCGGTGCCTTTCTTCAACCAGGCTCGCAACGGATGGGTGACGCCCATCGGTTCCCTGCCTGGAGGTGTTCCAAGGTCTCGCAGCCTGGACACTGGCCTTTGCCACGAAGCCAAGTTGGATCTAGATCACAACCTTCCGTCGCGAATCAACGAAGTCGTCATTCCGGATACCAGCGACTCGGAGGAGCAGGACGAGGTCCTGGAGTCGCCACCAGTGAGTCGGGTCGAGCCGCCCATTCGACCCAACACTTTGTTCACCAAGTCGCCGTCCCCGCCGGTGGTGGTCGTTCAACAGCCCAGCCCGACGACGGAGCGGCCCAGCCGCCGGGATCGGGCGCCAGTGGTCCGGACCAAATCCAAAGCGTCTCAGATCATTGTGGCGGCCATCAACCAGGCGGGAGCGACGCGCAAAGCCACTCGACGATCCATCGCCGGCGACGACGAGACCTCGGAACCCACGACGCCAACCGGATCTGCCAAATTCGTTGATCGCTGCgtcaccaaaatgaaaactttgatCAACAAGTGA
- the LOC124193406 gene encoding NAD(+) hydrolase sarm1-like isoform X3, which translates to MGTVCCAPLPRPANRPSPQPPSPANIGQQQQVKMSEFPVENQTGPELSATQTDSGALVNGLASSGSSTHSASGRSSSASGSHQQQQQQQQGDVAAMIENFQHKKTGASSHSTAAMLNRINHHQSGSIAVPGSGGGGGPGSMVVTSVAGSPGTTLIIGNNNNLPAQQQVVSSTSSSTSSSRVKRSSQVMHHSMSSSEQISSSNKHSSSSQLQSSSSKMSTQELTSSLSELKSNMTEMKSSLSSHLVAAAAAAAAQSSAASKFPSAGLLQGSLEGLNMVSGDGSELAIVDVDHDFSVNPAGCLATLNNNNINNSNSNANGGGGKSSEMKFEQTRVASATSTKITHGDGYSSEEATANASHSRRLQADGLHYEESGQAAAMKARLEMDGVTAEKAAAVKQEQRSLKAGDVSQQESRTTAAASMKLTTDNFSAEKVAMATQQQKQTVTSSGRFNQERHAAAASQSKLTINAKSVRKELSVVSSSQMNGTLVSLEDADLMSSLPSLDDLDILDSSSDLADVEQAKTKYTGVMSSCVERLKEMAKRNKQSHMMPVYLDRVSQMVGKAWAVPAPHGQSLASSLCDVLRHNGGLDVLINNCVADDSNLQLSSARLLEQCLTQENREYVVECGLDKVVSVACGCTESSAQVDQSRVGTGLLEHLFQHNDATCSEVVKLGGLDAVVRECRRSDVEILRHCAGALANLSLYGGAENQEAMIKRQVPMWLFPLAFHSDDNIKYYACLAIAVLVANKEIEAAVLQSVTLNLVEPFVSTHNPYEFANTVAATWQHHARRGLGQSKNWLKRLVPVLNSKREEARNLAAFHFCMEAGIIQKSQGSTDIFSEIGAIDSLKSVASSPNAIASKYAAQTLRLIGEEVPHKLSQQVPLWSSEDVREWVRQIGFDDHCESFADVCKVDGDLLLQLTEEMLRDDIGMRNAILRKRFMRELAILKKMADYSSCDKSSLNDFLQTLDPAFCAYTYSMLNSGVDKKSLRLLSEEQLLTECGIINSIHRQRIFDAIRGENGIYDYLDNKPLDAFISYRRSTGSQLASLLKVHLQLRNFTVFIDVERLEAGKFDNNLLQSISQAKYFLLVLTPNALDRCLGDDERKDWVHREIVAALESNCKIIPIIDNFQWPLPEDLPEDMRAVCYFNGVRWVHDYQDACVDKLDKFMRGDAYGKFDHVHGRRPQDGVLTPSYTPGSASILQPGATMLSRNCNNNGNGVQPVPPSYQRQGSNESGKGSYSSDKEMGGIGSNGFCNGVGVGGGGGAISVANPVALHRNLRAVSPSCAQRSPSPSRSSLQQQQQQGQWQKRLLLRGSAGERAASPSRSISPRPIPISPLVQRRISAGQHLPVPFFNQARNGWVTPIGSLPGGVPRSRSLDTGLCHEAKLDLDHNLPSRINEVVIPDTSDSEEQDEVLESPPVSRVEPPIRPNTLFTKSPSPPVVVVQQPSPTTERPSRRDRAPVVRTKSKASQIIVAAINQAGATRKATRRSIAGDDETSEPTTPTGSAKFVDRCVTKMKTLINK; encoded by the exons atGTCCGAATTTCCGGTGGAGAATCAAACGGGTCCCGAACTGTCGGCGACGCAGACGGACAGCGGCGCCTTGGTCAACGGATTGGCTTCCAGCGGCAGCAGTACACATTCGGCCAGCGGACGAAGCTCGTCGGCCTCCGGAtcacatcagcagcagcagcagcagcagcaaggcgACGTGGCGGCCATGATTGAGAATTTCCAGCACAAGAAAACGGGGGCCAGCAGCCACAGCACGGCGGCCATGCTCAACCGGATCAACCATCACCAGAGCGGCAGCATCGCTGTGCCAGGATCGGGCGGAGGCGGAGGCCCTGGCTCGATGGTTGTGACATCGGTGGCCGGATCGCCCGGCACTACCCTCATcattggcaacaacaacaacctcccGGCCCAGCAACAAGTCGTCTCGTCCACATCATCGTCCACCAGCAGTTCACGTGTCAAGCGCTCCTCTCAG GTGATGCATCATTCAATGTCGTCGAGCGAGCAGATTTCGTCGAGCAAcaagcacagcagcagcagccagctcCAATCGTCCAGCTCCAAGATGAGCACCCAGGAATTGACTTCCAGTTTGTCCGAGCTCAAGTCCAACATGACCGAGATGAAGTCCAGTTTGTCCTCCCACCTGGTGGCCgccgcagccgcagcagccgcCCAATCTTCAGCCGCCTCCAAATTCCCTTCCGCCGGACTCTTACAGG GTTCGCTGGAAGGATTGAACATGGTCAGTGGCGATGGCTCCGAATTGGCCATCGTCGACGTGGACCACGATTTCTCGGTCAATCCGGCCGGATGTCTGGCCaccctcaacaacaacaacatcaacaactcGAACAGCAACGCCAACGGCGGCGGTGGCAAATCTTCCGAGATGAAATTTGAGCAGACGCGAGTCGCCTCCGCCACGTCGACCAAAATCACGCACGGCGACGGCTACAGCAGCGAGGAGGCGACGGCCAACGCCTCGCACAGCCGACGCCTTCAGGCCGACGGGCTCCACTACGAGGAGTCGGGCCAAGCGGCGGCCATGAAGGCCCGGCTCGAAATGGACGGCGTCACAGCCGAGAAAGCCGCCGCAGTCAAACAG GAGCAGAGATCGTTAAAGGCCGGCGACGTGAGTCAACAAGAAAGTAGGACGACGGCAGCTGCCAGCATGAAACTAACGACAGACAATTTCAGCGCCGAAAAG GTTGCCATGGCGacccagcagcagaagcaaacGGTGACTTCTTCGGGCCGCTTCAACCAAGAACGTCACGCGGCGGCCGCCTCCCAGTCCAAGTTGACGATCAACGCCAAATCGGTCAGGAAGGAGCTGTCGGTCGTTTCCTCATCTCAG ATGAACGGAACCCTGGTATCGCTAGAGGATGCCGATCTGATGTCATCGCTGCCTTCGCTCGACGACCTGGACATCCTGGACTCGTCTTCCGATTTGGCCGACGTCGAGCAGGCCAAAACCAAATACACGGGCGTCATGTCGAGTTGCGTGGAGCGGCTCAAGGAGATGGCCAAGCGCAATAAGCAGAGCCACATGATGCCCGTCTACCTTGACCGGGTCAGCCAAATGGTCGGCAAGGCCTGGGCCGTCCCGGCACCGCACGGTCAGTCACTCGCCTCCTCCCTGTGCGACGTCCTGCGCCACAATGGCGGACTCGACGTCCTCATCAACAATTGCGTGGCCGACGACAGCAATCTCCAGCTGTCCAGCGCCCGCCTCCTCGAGCAGTGCCTCACCCAGGAGAACAGGGAATACGTCGTCGAGTGCGGACTCGATAAG GTGGTGTCGGTGGCGTGCGGGTGCACCGAGTCGTCGGCCCAGGTGGACCAGTCGCGAGTGGGCACGGGTTTACTGGAGCACCTGTTCCAGCACAACGACGCGACCTGCAGCGAGGTGGTCAAGTTGGGAGGGCTGGACGCCGTCGTCCGCGAATGTCGCCGCTCGGACGTTGAGATCCTGCGCCACTGCGCCGGCGCCCTGGCCAACCTGTCGCTGTACGGCGGCGCCGAGAACCAGGAGGCCATGATCAAGCGTCAGGTGCCCATGTGGCTCTTCCCGCTGGCCTTCCACTCTGACGACAACATCAAATACTACGCCTGTCTGGCCATCGCCGTCCTGGTGGCCAACAAGGAAATCGAGGCGGCCGTTCTCCAGTCGGTGACGTTGAACCTGGTGGAGCCCTTCGTCTCGACCCACAATCCCTACGAGTTCGCCAACACGGTGGCGGCCACCTGGCAGCACCACGCCCGCCGGGGACTGGGCCAGTCGAAAAACTGGCTCAAGCGGCTCGTGCCCGTCTTGAATTCCAAGCGGGAGGAGGCCCGCAATTTGGCGGCCTTCCACTTTTGCATGGAGGCCGGAATCATTCAAAAGAGTCAGGGCAGCACGGACATATTCAGCGAGATCGGAGCCATCGACTCGCTCAAGTCGGTCGCCTCGTCGCCCAACGCCATCGCCTCCAAGTACGCGGCCCAGACGCTGCGGCTCATTGGCGAGGAAGTGCCGCACAAGCTCAGCCAGCAGGTCCCGCTCTGGTCCAGCGAGGACGTCCGCGAGTGGGTCCGCCAAATCGGTTTCGACGACCACTGCGAAAGCTTCGCCGACGTCTGCAAGGTCGACGGTGATCTTTTGCTCCAGCTGACGGAGGAGATGCTCCGCGACGACATTGGAATGCGCAATGCCATCCTGCGGAAGCGTTTCATGCGTGAGCTGGCCATTCTCAAGAAGATG GCGGATTACAGCAGCTGTGACAAATCGAGTCTGAACGATTTCTTGCAGACGCTGGACCCGGCGTTTTGCGCCTACACTTACTCGATGCTCAACTCTGGCGTGGATAAGAAGAGCCTCCGACTCTTGTCCGAGGAGCAGCTCTTGACGGAATGCGGAATCATTAATTCTATCCACCGGCAGCGCATCTTTGACGCCATCCGCGGAGAGAACGGCATCTACGATTACCTGGACAACAAGCCGCTGGATGCCTTCATCAGTTATCGACGATCCACTGGATCCCAACTGGCCAGTCTACTTAAAG TCCACCTCCAGCTGAGGAACTTTACCGTCTTCATCGACGTCGAGCGCCTGGAGGCCGGCAAATTCGACAACAATCTTTTGCAGTCCATCAGTCAGGCTAAATATTTCCTGTTGGTGCTGACGCCCAACGCGCTGGATCGCTGCCTGGGCGACGATGAGCGGAAGGATTGGGTCCACAGAGAAATCGTGGCCGCATTGGAATCCAACTGCAAAATTATCCCCATCATCGACAACTTCCAGTGGCCGTTGCCCGAAGATCTGCCCGAAGACATGCGGGCCGTCTGCTACTTTAACGGCGTCCGATGGGTCCACGACTACCAG GACGCATGCGTGGACAAACTGGACAAATTTATGCGCGGCGACGCTTACGGCAAATTTGACCACGTCCACGGTCGACGACCGCAAGACGGAGTCCTGACTCCGTCGTACACCCCCGGTTCGGCGTCGATCCTCCAGCCCGGAGCCACGATGCTGAGTCgcaactgcaacaacaacggcaacgGCGTCCAGCCAGTGCCGCCCTCATACCAAAGGCAAGGAAGCAATGAGAGCGGCAAAGGCTCTTACTCATCCGATAAGGAAATGGGCGGCATCGGGAGTAATGGATTCTGCAATGGTGTCGGTGTCGGAGGTGGCGGAGGAGCTATATCGGTAGCTAACCCGGTAGCTCTTCACAG AAATCTCAGAGCTGTTTCACCCAGTTGCGCTCAACGTAGTCCCAGTCCCAGTCGCTCAtctctccagcagcagcaacagcaaggCCAGTGGCAGAAGCGTCTACTGTTGAGGGGCTCAGCCGGAGAGCGTGCTGCCAGTCCGTCTCGTTCCATCTCTCCTCGTCCCATTCCCATCAGTCCGCTGGTTCAGCGCCGAATCTCTGCGGGCCAACATTTGCCGGTGCCTTTCTTCAACCAGGCTCGCAACGGATGGGTGACGCCCATCGGTTCCCTGCCTGGAGGTGTTCCAAGGTCTCGCAGCCTGGACACTGGCCTTTGCCACGAAGCCAAGTTGGATCTAGATCACAACCTTCCGTCGCGAATCAACGAAGTCGTCATTCCGGATACCAGCGACTCGGAGGAGCAGGACGAGGTCCTGGAGTCGCCACCAGTGAGTCGGGTCGAGCCGCCCATTCGACCCAACACTTTGTTCACCAAGTCGCCGTCCCCGCCGGTGGTGGTCGTTCAACAGCCCAGCCCGACGACGGAGCGGCCCAGCCGCCGGGATCGGGCGCCAGTGGTCCGGACCAAATCCAAAGCGTCTCAGATCATTGTGGCGGCCATCAACCAGGCGGGAGCGACGCGCAAAGCCACTCGACGATCCATCGCCGGCGACGACGAGACCTCGGAACCCACGACGCCAACCGGATCTGCCAAATTCGTTGATCGCTGCgtcaccaaaatgaaaactttgatCAACAAGTGA